A window of Nitrosopumilus sp. b3 contains these coding sequences:
- a CDS encoding PIN domain-containing protein — MDFRILDASAFYAGVPFGSADDCYTTSLVYDEIKHIKKNQDALGTLLETNRLKIREPDKESTMAAVKAARDTGDYQQLSKQDVSILALCIELNGEIISDDFAISNVARNLGLKISPIMTQGISDVGKWVHYCPGCRTNHSSGNECPMCGTSLKRKLLKG; from the coding sequence TTGGATTTTAGAATTTTAGATGCTAGTGCATTTTATGCAGGAGTTCCATTTGGATCAGCTGATGATTGTTACACAACTTCTTTGGTATACGATGAGATAAAACATATCAAAAAAAATCAAGATGCACTTGGAACATTACTTGAAACTAATAGATTAAAAATAAGAGAACCCGACAAAGAATCCACAATGGCTGCAGTAAAAGCTGCAAGAGATACTGGAGACTATCAACAACTATCAAAACAGGATGTATCAATACTTGCATTATGTATTGAGCTAAATGGCGAGATAATTAGCGATGATTTTGCAATCTCAAATGTTGCAAGAAATCTAGGTCTGAAAATTTCACCAATAATGACGCAAGGAATTTCAGATGTTGGGAAATGGGTTCATTATTGCCCAGGATGTAGAACAAATCATTCATCAGGTAATGAATGCCCTATGTGCGGTACCTCATTAAAGAGGAAATTACTCAAGGGGTAA
- a CDS encoding NAD(+)/NADH kinase yields MKLQKVAVVSKVGSKDSEKAARDVAKKFLAKNSTVYTISPIEVEGATEIEDLSELKKIKLDLVITLGGDGTTLRVFRNLQNETPILTINVGGNRGILAEITIEEIDDAINAILKDNFFLDKRIRVVASCGGVEFPPALNEIYISRVNLTKTAEIEIKFQNDTVKQKMDGVIIATPSGSTGHSFSLGGPILHESLNVLIITPVAPVYRLASIVVPDEKIEIICSHDCNIAMDAQVIKKAGYEEPIIIKKYNKPAVFVRLKKRGLRQMSKLGF; encoded by the coding sequence TTGAAGCTTCAAAAAGTTGCAGTGGTAAGTAAGGTAGGTTCAAAAGATTCAGAGAAAGCTGCAAGAGATGTTGCAAAAAAGTTTTTGGCAAAAAATTCTACAGTATATACAATTTCACCAATTGAGGTAGAAGGGGCAACAGAGATAGAGGATTTATCAGAGTTAAAAAAAATAAAACTAGACCTAGTCATCACTCTTGGTGGAGATGGAACAACACTAAGGGTTTTTAGAAACCTCCAAAATGAGACACCAATTTTGACTATAAACGTGGGGGGCAATAGAGGTATTTTAGCTGAAATTACAATTGAAGAGATAGATGATGCCATAAATGCAATTCTAAAAGATAATTTCTTTTTAGATAAAAGAATCAGAGTCGTTGCGTCATGTGGTGGAGTTGAATTTCCTCCAGCATTAAATGAAATATACATTAGCAGAGTGAACCTGACTAAAACTGCAGAGATTGAAATCAAATTTCAAAATGATACAGTAAAACAAAAAATGGACGGAGTAATCATCGCAACACCAAGTGGATCTACTGGACATTCATTTTCATTAGGAGGTCCAATTTTACACGAGAGTTTGAATGTTTTAATAATTACACCTGTCGCACCAGTATACAGATTAGCTTCAATTGTAGTTCCGGATGAGAAAATCGAAATTATTTGTTCGCATGATTGCAACATTGCAATGGATGCGCAAGTAATCAAAAAAGCAGGATATGAAGAACCAATCATTATAAAAAAATACAACAAACCAGCAGTATTTGTTAGATTAAAAAAACGAGGGCTAAGGCAAATGAGCAAACTTGGATTTTAG
- a CDS encoding sulfurtransferase: MSYAHPEVLVDTEWVSQNPPNENRKLVEVDYDPVNGYEKGHINGATLIWWKRDINDPVTRDIIGKKQFEALMEKNGITSDTEVILYGDFNNWFAAFVFWVFKIYGHENIKIMNGGRKKWELENKDYTTDEPQLSPTKYIAQPPDEGLRAYLFDVSRALDKEDTVMVDVRSPAEFTGQITAPPEYPMEHAQRGGHIPGANNIPWATAVNDADGTFKAVEELRQNYEPKGVTPDKDVICYCRIGERSSHSWFVLKYLLGYPKVRNYDGSWTEWGNMIGNPVEK, from the coding sequence ATGAGTTACGCACATCCTGAAGTTTTAGTTGATACTGAATGGGTATCACAAAATCCTCCAAACGAAAATAGAAAATTAGTAGAAGTTGATTATGACCCAGTTAATGGATATGAAAAAGGTCACATTAATGGAGCAACTCTGATTTGGTGGAAACGTGACATCAATGATCCTGTTACACGAGACATAATCGGTAAAAAACAATTTGAGGCTTTAATGGAAAAAAATGGAATTACATCTGATACAGAAGTAATCTTGTATGGTGATTTTAACAACTGGTTTGCAGCATTTGTTTTTTGGGTTTTCAAAATTTATGGTCATGAGAATATCAAAATCATGAATGGTGGAAGAAAGAAATGGGAATTAGAAAATAAAGATTACACTACTGATGAACCACAATTGTCTCCAACAAAATACATTGCACAACCTCCAGATGAAGGACTAAGGGCTTATCTATTTGATGTAAGTCGTGCATTGGATAAAGAAGACACTGTAATGGTTGATGTTAGATCTCCTGCAGAATTTACCGGTCAAATTACAGCTCCTCCAGAATATCCAATGGAGCATGCACAAAGGGGTGGACATATTCCTGGTGCAAACAATATTCCATGGGCAACTGCAGTCAATGATGCTGATGGAACCTTCAAAGCAGTTGAAGAACTAAGACAAAACTATGAGCCAAAAGGTGTTACTCCTGATAAGGATGTGATTTGTTATTGCAGAATTGGGGAAAGATCTTCTCATAGCTGGTTTGTTCTAAAATACCTACTTGGATATCCAAAGGTTCGAAACTATGATGGTTCTTGGACTGAATGGGGTAACATGATAGGAAACCCTGTGGAAAAATAA
- a CDS encoding ferredoxin family protein, translating into MSLLLKDRVYTMEAPTAKRGVYPLHGYKLGLYRLPIKLEEPVELKSVHDGLKKAFEMDIYADRIYATYRWKEQNMDDPDAKGYEEVELSVTVEIVTGEVVDIIYQIFPIEKFGDPNWVKDYRKKADHFAKMVIDTILRNTILADKMVSYFAKTEKISEVAAIQKLEELTPLAKIVLGAKPKPVEAKDDDVEEDEGDIEIPDGAKPGPIDVEFKGKMKPSAAYEAPEHTIKTWGRKGTSNGIMGVWGEFVSVDYDICIADGGCIEACPVGVYEWFDTPGNPASDKKPLMSKEPDCIFCLACEGVCPPQAIKIFEQK; encoded by the coding sequence ATGTCTTTACTTTTAAAAGATCGAGTCTATACCATGGAGGCCCCAACAGCAAAGCGTGGAGTTTACCCACTACATGGATACAAACTTGGATTGTATAGATTACCAATTAAATTAGAAGAACCCGTAGAACTAAAATCCGTACATGATGGTCTAAAAAAAGCATTTGAAATGGACATATATGCTGATAGAATTTACGCTACTTATCGTTGGAAGGAGCAAAACATGGATGATCCTGATGCTAAAGGATACGAAGAGGTTGAACTTTCAGTTACAGTGGAAATTGTTACTGGAGAAGTTGTTGATATTATTTACCAAATATTTCCAATTGAAAAATTCGGTGATCCAAATTGGGTCAAAGACTATAGAAAGAAAGCAGACCATTTTGCAAAAATGGTAATTGATACTATTTTACGAAACACCATCTTGGCAGATAAAATGGTTTCTTATTTTGCAAAGACTGAAAAAATTTCTGAAGTTGCTGCAATTCAAAAACTAGAAGAACTAACTCCATTGGCAAAAATTGTACTTGGGGCAAAACCAAAACCAGTTGAAGCAAAGGATGATGATGTTGAAGAAGATGAGGGAGATATTGAAATCCCCGATGGTGCTAAACCTGGACCTATTGACGTGGAATTCAAAGGAAAAATGAAACCTTCAGCTGCATATGAAGCACCAGAGCATACCATCAAGACTTGGGGAAGAAAAGGTACCAGTAATGGCATCATGGGTGTTTGGGGAGAGTTTGTTTCAGTAGATTATGATATTTGTATTGCAGATGGTGGTTGTATTGAAGCATGTCCTGTAGGAGTCTACGAGTGGTTTGACACTCCCGGAAATCCTGCATCTGACAAAAAACCACTAATGTCAAAAGAACCTGACTGTATCTTTTGTCTTGCATGTGAAGGTGTATGCCCACCACAAGCAATCAAGATCTTTGAGCAGAAATAA
- a CDS encoding cellulose synthase family protein, with protein MAINPFTAFVFDLFILSAIIITAYTCNFYYLAFLSRKRNETPTTTDWGDPSITIQLPIYNEKYVAKRLVDAVCNLDYPKDKMRIMVLDDSDDDTVDLLGDAVDDYKKQGFKIEHIRRETRSGYKAGALKHAMKSTDTELVAIFDADFIPPSWFLKRAIPHFTNSKIGLVQCRWGHVNENYSAITQAQALSLDFHFLIEQKAKSNSHLFMNFNGTAGIWRRDCIEDAGGWHTATLVEDLDLSYRAQMKGWKCLFLPDIVVDAELPVQMNAAKRQQFRWAKGSIQCAIKLLSDIALKRKVAVEAKIQAFIQLTRHIVYPLMLIQFLSLPILLAGQVNLYVISFLPAITIATYLAMGPGAYIMIMQGMYQKSWKSKAKILPALLIYNAGMSVNNTVAVFDAVVGKKNEFLRTPKYGMLKTKDDWKDNAYNLPFSQVTLLEIFFGVYGILGIFIAVFSNNPIFVPIIGLQATGFFYIAYMSLSHTRFKRNKSSKPRTKTKKEKMANTVYKLSMVGIVGIIVFGGFMAIYGYNTDIYPLDRIRGHLDGIVGSSDPTAIKNHLYAIQEDLALVMEKVPEKTDANGEVISKNPVWIFATESTNLLRIQNDVDTLVASIEKISTVPKDSSAYHTGMLDINGRALSLKTNIMDATPYMYVSVANIMFSTIWIAAILGIFAALKKKKQQLKELDETGV; from the coding sequence ATGGCAATCAATCCTTTCACAGCGTTTGTTTTTGATCTATTCATCTTATCTGCTATTATTATTACTGCATATACTTGCAATTTTTACTATCTTGCATTTCTTTCAAGAAAAAGAAATGAGACTCCAACAACTACTGATTGGGGGGACCCATCAATTACTATCCAACTTCCAATATACAACGAAAAGTATGTTGCAAAAAGATTGGTAGATGCCGTTTGTAATTTGGATTACCCAAAAGACAAGATGAGAATTATGGTATTAGATGATTCTGATGATGATACAGTTGATTTGCTTGGAGATGCAGTTGATGATTACAAAAAACAGGGATTTAAAATTGAACATATTCGACGAGAAACTCGAAGTGGCTACAAGGCAGGTGCGCTAAAACATGCAATGAAATCAACTGATACAGAACTTGTTGCAATCTTTGATGCTGACTTTATTCCACCATCATGGTTTCTTAAAAGAGCAATACCTCACTTTACAAACTCAAAGATTGGTCTTGTTCAATGTAGATGGGGGCATGTTAATGAAAATTACTCTGCAATTACTCAAGCGCAAGCACTCAGTCTTGACTTTCATTTTCTTATAGAACAAAAGGCAAAAAGTAATTCTCATCTGTTTATGAATTTTAATGGTACTGCAGGAATTTGGAGACGTGATTGCATTGAAGATGCAGGAGGCTGGCATACTGCAACACTAGTTGAAGACCTTGATCTTAGCTATAGAGCACAAATGAAAGGTTGGAAATGTCTCTTTCTTCCAGACATTGTAGTTGATGCAGAACTACCTGTCCAGATGAATGCAGCAAAAAGACAGCAGTTCCGTTGGGCAAAAGGTTCTATTCAATGTGCAATTAAATTACTATCTGATATTGCACTAAAACGTAAAGTCGCAGTTGAAGCAAAAATTCAGGCATTTATTCAATTAACTCGCCATATTGTTTATCCATTAATGCTAATACAATTTTTATCTCTACCAATTCTACTTGCAGGCCAAGTGAATCTTTATGTAATTAGTTTTTTGCCTGCAATAACTATTGCAACATATCTGGCAATGGGACCTGGAGCGTATATTATGATCATGCAAGGTATGTACCAAAAATCTTGGAAGTCTAAAGCCAAGATATTGCCAGCACTACTAATTTACAATGCTGGAATGTCCGTGAACAATACTGTTGCAGTTTTTGATGCAGTTGTTGGTAAGAAAAACGAATTTCTTAGAACTCCAAAATATGGCATGCTGAAAACAAAAGATGACTGGAAAGATAATGCATACAATTTACCTTTCTCACAAGTTACACTACTTGAGATCTTTTTTGGAGTATATGGTATACTGGGAATCTTTATTGCAGTTTTTTCAAATAATCCTATCTTTGTTCCTATAATTGGGCTTCAGGCAACAGGATTTTTCTATATTGCATACATGAGTTTGTCTCATACGCGATTTAAAAGAAATAAATCCAGTAAACCCCGAACAAAAACCAAGAAGGAAAAAATGGCAAATACTGTTTACAAACTTTCCATGGTTGGGATTGTCGGAATTATTGTTTTTGGAGGGTTTATGGCAATTTATGGATATAATACTGATATCTATCCTCTAGATCGAATCAGGGGTCATCTTGATGGAATTGTTGGTTCATCAGATCCTACTGCAATCAAGAATCATCTCTATGCAATTCAAGAAGATTTGGCACTTGTAATGGAAAAAGTACCAGAAAAAACTGATGCAAATGGTGAGGTAATCTCTAAAAATCCTGTCTGGATATTTGCCACAGAATCTACAAACTTGCTTAGAATACAAAATGATGTGGATACATTAGTTGCAAGTATTGAAAAAATTTCTACTGTGCCAAAGGATAGTTCTGCATACCATACAGGAATGCTAGATATCAATGGTAGAGCACTATCTCTGAAAACCAACATTATGGATGCAACTCCCTACATGTACGTAAGTGTTGCAAACATCATGTTTAGTACAATTTGGATTGCAGCAATTTTGGGAATCTTTGCTGCATTAAAGAAAAAGAAACAACAATTAAAAGAACTCGATGAGACTGGAGTCTAA
- a CDS encoding chemotaxis protein, with product MAAKTTKKKTAANPKKVVKKSTKEPTPSVLLKKVASVSDSNKALQKEIKVMSKIFGENQKVLLSMKGMIDTLTSTLEYIQKQSKQINIIEDDTQKLYAGLNQVRTQSNLVSKINQQTEKLQNEINKISEIQKTTKPQELSQQVQDSMNSIKNNSQMIIKIAQRIDEVRDDMRKVSGKTDSFLEISSEMNKLKNNLEEISNKTEKLDTGNQIIQSLKQEFERIAEGSISTTDLNAELEAIKVTIDSISSKASKIDSLGGVIDGLKQQFETISENAKSAQSLSTQTMKDLGGKIDKIETEIGGLSQRADSTAFVGEGLKSVQEDISNFKQNVFDKTNSIEQKIASASDILKRQDASTVEFHKKSDKLFEEIQSIKNITNKATSDSSKEMMALLKLSEYQSNVRMNSESKYGELKDIENMAAQTADIVNLFDRVSIEAGEKIPLPQEVRQWAVSKILDCADRWEIRFSDVYSILTNAIGRDMLKETIRVQQVRDIYGIRAVDELRKDLNIP from the coding sequence ATGGCAGCTAAAACTACAAAGAAAAAGACCGCAGCAAATCCAAAAAAAGTTGTCAAAAAAAGTACTAAAGAGCCAACACCATCAGTATTACTAAAGAAAGTAGCATCCGTTTCAGATTCGAACAAGGCATTACAAAAAGAGATCAAAGTAATGTCGAAAATTTTTGGAGAAAATCAAAAAGTTTTACTGTCAATGAAAGGTATGATTGATACGCTAACATCAACATTAGAGTATATCCAAAAGCAATCAAAACAAATCAACATTATAGAAGACGATACTCAGAAACTGTATGCAGGGTTAAATCAAGTAAGAACTCAATCAAATCTTGTAAGTAAGATAAATCAGCAAACAGAAAAACTGCAAAATGAGATAAATAAAATTTCAGAGATTCAAAAAACAACAAAGCCTCAAGAATTATCTCAGCAAGTACAAGATAGTATGAATTCAATTAAGAACAACTCCCAGATGATAATAAAAATCGCACAAAGAATTGATGAGGTAAGAGACGACATGAGAAAAGTATCTGGAAAAACAGATTCATTTTTAGAAATTAGTTCTGAGATGAATAAGCTAAAAAATAATCTCGAAGAAATTTCAAACAAAACTGAAAAACTAGATACTGGAAATCAAATCATACAAAGCCTCAAGCAAGAATTTGAAAGAATTGCAGAAGGTTCAATCTCAACAACAGATCTTAATGCAGAATTAGAAGCAATCAAAGTTACAATTGATTCAATCTCTTCAAAAGCATCAAAAATCGATTCACTTGGGGGGGTTATTGACGGACTCAAACAGCAATTTGAGACAATCTCAGAAAATGCAAAATCAGCTCAAAGCCTTAGTACACAGACTATGAAGGATTTAGGAGGGAAAATAGATAAAATTGAGACTGAAATTGGAGGATTATCGCAAAGAGCAGACTCGACTGCATTTGTTGGAGAAGGACTAAAGTCAGTCCAGGAAGACATTTCAAATTTCAAGCAAAATGTTTTTGATAAAACAAACAGTATTGAGCAAAAAATAGCATCAGCATCAGATATTCTAAAGAGACAAGATGCTTCAACAGTAGAATTTCATAAAAAATCAGATAAATTATTTGAAGAAATACAATCAATCAAAAATATCACAAACAAGGCAACAAGTGATTCATCTAAAGAGATGATGGCGTTGCTAAAACTTTCAGAATACCAATCAAATGTTAGAATGAATTCTGAATCAAAATATGGCGAGTTAAAAGACATTGAAAATATGGCAGCACAAACTGCAGATATTGTAAATCTATTTGATAGAGTATCCATAGAAGCAGGTGAAAAGATTCCACTTCCTCAAGAAGTAAGACAATGGGCAGTAAGCAAAATATTAGATTGCGCAGACAGGTGGGAAATTAGATTCAGTGATGTGTATTCAATTTTAACTAATGCGATAGGAAGAGATATGCTAAAAGAAACAATTAGAGTTCAACAAGTAAGAGACATTTATGGAATCAGAGCAGTTGATGAACTAAGAAAGGATCTAAATATCCCTTAG
- a CDS encoding cation:proton antiporter → MQNISLQLDTSEIHNSLNTTVNSLIEQITPELPHASFVTDLAFIMIIGAIVTLAFFKIRQPLIIGYLFAGMLIGPLSPFWSWVLPEGGPSSDVLGGVGILSNISALNLFAEIGVILLLFVIGIEFPYAKIKSIGRVAVGVGTLGLFSTLGVVFYAATALGLGFLDALFISAALSISSTAIIVKILEEMGRIRNESSILVLGILIVEDIIAVILISSLQSIALVGTISIESVIIIALVAAGLIVGTFTLGTRVIPPLIDKVAAAEHREILLLSVLGVCFGYALLANIVGLSVAIGAFLAGVLVAESKSAEVAKLLSSPIKDMFVAIFFISVGALMDVSELENYIFIAIALIAVATGMKFGGNLIGNIIFRQRRGKAIRSAFTLGAPRGEFSIVIVKVGVDIGAVSAFLFPLIGIISIITAFISPFLVKAGDKIITKVEEKKDV, encoded by the coding sequence ATGCAAAACATTTCACTTCAATTAGATACTAGTGAAATTCATAACTCCCTTAACACAACTGTCAATAGTTTAATTGAACAAATCACTCCCGAACTACCCCATGCATCGTTTGTAACTGATTTGGCATTTATCATGATTATTGGTGCGATAGTTACTTTGGCTTTTTTTAAAATTAGACAACCACTAATTATTGGATATCTTTTTGCCGGGATGCTTATTGGTCCCCTTTCTCCTTTCTGGTCTTGGGTGTTGCCTGAAGGCGGTCCGTCATCTGATGTGTTGGGAGGTGTTGGAATACTGTCTAACATCTCTGCATTGAATCTTTTTGCTGAGATTGGTGTGATTTTACTACTTTTTGTAATTGGCATTGAATTCCCTTACGCCAAGATCAAAAGTATTGGAAGAGTGGCAGTAGGTGTTGGGACATTAGGGTTATTTTCTACTTTAGGTGTGGTATTTTATGCTGCAACTGCATTGGGTTTGGGATTTTTAGATGCACTGTTTATTTCAGCAGCACTATCAATTTCCAGTACTGCAATAATCGTTAAAATTTTAGAGGAGATGGGCAGAATCAGAAATGAATCATCCATTCTTGTTTTAGGTATTTTAATTGTAGAAGATATTATAGCTGTTATTTTGATTTCATCTTTACAGTCAATTGCTTTAGTTGGAACAATATCTATAGAATCAGTAATTATCATTGCACTTGTAGCAGCTGGTCTGATAGTTGGGACTTTTACTCTTGGAACTAGAGTAATACCACCATTAATTGATAAAGTTGCAGCAGCTGAGCATCGCGAAATTTTACTACTCAGTGTTTTAGGAGTATGTTTTGGGTATGCATTACTTGCAAATATTGTTGGATTATCTGTTGCCATCGGAGCATTTTTGGCAGGTGTATTAGTAGCCGAATCAAAATCTGCCGAAGTTGCAAAATTACTTTCCAGTCCAATAAAAGACATGTTTGTAGCAATTTTCTTCATTTCTGTTGGTGCCTTGATGGATGTATCTGAACTTGAAAATTATATTTTCATTGCAATTGCACTGATAGCTGTTGCTACTGGAATGAAGTTTGGTGGAAATTTGATTGGAAACATCATCTTTAGGCAAAGACGTGGTAAAGCAATTCGTTCTGCATTTACGTTAGGTGCTCCAAGAGGTGAATTCTCAATTGTAATTGTAAAGGTTGGGGTGGACATAGGGGCAGTTAGTGCTTTCTTATTCCCCCTGATAGGTATAATTTCTATCATCACGGCTTTTATTTCACCCTTTTTAGTAAAAGCTGGAGATAAAATAATTACCAAAGTAGAGGAAAAGAAAGATGTCTGA
- a CDS encoding 50S ribosomal protein L16 encodes MHGANYRTATGQVFTRKEYIKGKPQIKIAKFQGGKRGVYKYCVQLLINEKIQIRHMAIESTRLAANKTLEKTTGETGYYSRLRIYPHNLLRENKQIATAGADRVSEGMRRSWGKAVSLGARVKQGQCIMEMFVNTEAHLEAAKKALHGACVKLPGTPTINVIEWNKSSP; translated from the coding sequence ATGCATGGTGCCAATTATAGAACTGCAACTGGACAAGTCTTTACAAGAAAAGAGTACATCAAAGGTAAACCACAGATAAAAATTGCTAAATTTCAAGGTGGAAAAAGAGGCGTTTACAAATATTGTGTGCAGTTGCTAATTAATGAAAAGATTCAGATCAGACATATGGCAATTGAATCAACCAGATTGGCAGCAAACAAGACACTAGAAAAGACCACTGGTGAAACAGGTTACTATTCCAGATTAAGAATTTATCCACACAATCTACTTCGAGAAAACAAGCAGATTGCAACTGCAGGTGCAGATAGAGTTTCTGAAGGAATGCGAAGATCATGGGGTAAAGCAGTTAGTTTAGGAGCCAGAGTCAAACAAGGACAATGTATCATGGAAATGTTCGTAAACACAGAAGCTCATTTGGAGGCAGCTAAAAAGGCACTTCATGGGGCATGTGTAAAATTGCCAGGAACTCCAACTATCAATGTAATTGAATGGAATAAATCATCACCGTAA
- the endA gene encoding tRNA-intron lyase has protein sequence MEETPLVNGDLVSEQTCISDKNMIHELDLKGYGEIENEKLFLKQFETLFLLYSKRLILKKGKKQIDFDTFMNICQKTDSEILTKFLIYRDLKNRGYVVKDGFGFGSDFRVYERGHFGEKGAKFLIFGLNEGQQEKMGNLQKKIEEITQMGKEPIIAVIDRRGEVIYYKINRMNFNENKSRLEESFKI, from the coding sequence ATGGAAGAAACCCCTCTAGTGAACGGTGATCTTGTTTCTGAACAGACTTGTATTTCTGATAAAAATATGATTCATGAACTTGATCTAAAGGGATATGGTGAAATTGAAAATGAGAAATTATTTTTGAAACAATTTGAAACTTTATTTTTATTATATTCTAAAAGGCTGATTTTAAAGAAAGGAAAAAAACAAATTGATTTTGACACTTTTATGAATATTTGTCAAAAAACTGACTCTGAAATTCTCACCAAATTTTTAATTTATCGTGATCTCAAAAATAGGGGATATGTTGTAAAAGATGGATTTGGATTTGGTTCTGACTTTAGAGTTTATGAGAGGGGACATTTTGGAGAAAAGGGTGCAAAATTCCTGATCTTTGGACTCAATGAGGGACAACAAGAGAAGATGGGAAATCTACAAAAAAAGATTGAAGAAATCACTCAAATGGGAAAAGAACCAATTATTGCAGTAATTGACCGTCGTGGTGAAGTCATTTACTATAAAATTAACAGAATGAATTTCAATGAGAATAAATCTAGATTAGAAGAATCATTCAAAATCTAA
- a CDS encoding DNA repair helicase produces the protein MGLRDIELKEEYRSDRDDIVTEFFFPCLSHCIEYDRCVDFLSIQTLATISMAFENFAGGKAKLRMITGHRFRSGDLNLFTKLFSEKFTKSFEGKFIKDTKIQKLQDIVNNGQIELKIAITNSEQVSNSFSERIGIFRDVDDEAVAFTGTSRESFSTQSRDFESVDVFTSWNDKSRVERKMKDFQGLWDNKTKYVDVYDFMFAEENNLLKYSSEWVLRD, from the coding sequence GTGGGATTAAGAGATATTGAATTAAAAGAAGAGTATCGCTCAGACAGGGATGATATCGTAACAGAATTCTTTTTTCCTTGTCTAAGTCATTGTATAGAATATGATAGATGTGTAGATTTTTTATCGATTCAGACTTTAGCCACAATTTCAATGGCATTTGAGAATTTTGCCGGAGGCAAGGCTAAATTAAGAATGATCACAGGACACAGATTCAGATCAGGGGATCTCAACTTATTTACAAAATTATTTTCTGAAAAATTTACAAAATCATTTGAGGGAAAATTTATCAAAGACACTAAAATTCAAAAACTCCAAGACATTGTAAATAACGGTCAAATTGAATTAAAGATTGCCATTACAAATTCAGAGCAAGTTTCCAATTCTTTCTCTGAGAGAATTGGGATTTTTAGAGATGTAGATGATGAAGCAGTCGCATTTACTGGAACTTCTAGAGAATCATTTTCAACTCAATCAAGAGATTTTGAATCAGTAGATGTTTTTACGTCATGGAATGATAAATCAAGAGTTGAAAGAAAGATGAAAGACTTTCAGGGTCTTTGGGATAACAAAACAAAATATGTAGATGTTTATGATTTTATGTTTGCAGAAGAAAATAATCTTTTAAAGTACTCATCAGAATGGGTATTGCGAGATTAG
- a CDS encoding ParB/RepB/Spo0J family partition protein: protein MRRYKPTISYRLRDIPIKQIKIWKEAQARKLDRENISELAKSIKNEGLLNPPLVQKENKNTYLLMSGQRRLAAMKRLGAKKIPVHVLTKQTSYDLENAKAASVVENIHRKDMNHKEIADSCKFLTENVGKSSAAKSMGMSLPTLNKYLGFAGVPDKLKALVPQKISRDEMTKLYLVIPNIKKAEKIVERISKIDARLRKKYLQALAQAPKSSHQKLLKRAKTMRIKQNLSIKLSKTNARKLSSQSSKKEMLPDEFARKIISDYLNRKKR from the coding sequence GTGAGAAGATACAAACCAACCATCTCATACAGATTAAGAGATATTCCAATAAAGCAAATCAAAATTTGGAAAGAAGCTCAAGCACGAAAGCTTGATAGAGAAAATATTTCAGAACTTGCAAAATCAATCAAAAATGAAGGATTGCTAAATCCGCCTTTGGTTCAAAAAGAGAATAAGAATACCTACTTACTCATGTCAGGACAGAGAAGGCTTGCAGCAATGAAGAGGTTGGGCGCTAAGAAAATCCCAGTACATGTTCTAACAAAACAGACATCATACGATCTTGAGAATGCAAAGGCTGCATCAGTTGTTGAAAATATCCACAGAAAAGATATGAACCACAAAGAAATTGCAGACTCTTGCAAGTTTTTGACTGAAAATGTGGGAAAGTCATCTGCTGCAAAATCAATGGGAATGTCACTTCCAACTCTTAACAAATATTTGGGGTTTGCAGGCGTTCCAGACAAATTAAAAGCACTTGTCCCCCAAAAAATCTCTCGAGATGAAATGACAAAACTTTACCTTGTAATACCCAACATAAAAAAGGCAGAAAAGATAGTAGAAAGAATTTCAAAGATAGATGCACGATTGAGAAAAAAATACCTTCAAGCATTAGCTCAGGCCCCCAAATCATCTCATCAAAAACTGTTAAAACGTGCAAAAACCATGCGAATAAAACAAAATTTGTCAATAAAACTCTCCAAAACCAATGCAAGAAAGCTTTCAAGTCAATCAAGCAAGAAAGAGATGCTGCCAGATGAATTTGCAAGAAAGATAATTTCTGATTACCTTAATCGCAAAAAAAGATGA